The DNA segment TGCCCTAGATTATCTAACGTCTTTTTACAAAGGTATAATCCAAGTCCGCTAGATTTTTTTTCATATCTTCCATTAAATCCTGTAAAACCTTTTTCGAAAATACGTGGTAAGTCTTCTTCGCTTATTCCTAAACCATTATCTTCTATAATAAGTTTATTTTTTTTGAAGAAAATACTTATCTCACCACCTGTTTTTGTGTATTTAATCGCATTACTTAAGATTTGTTCAAATGCAAATCCTAGCCATTTTTTATCACTAATAACAAATGTTTCATGTGGAACATAATTTAATTTTATCTTTTTATTAATAAATAATGGCGCATATTTTTTTATATTATCTTTAGTTACGTCGCCCAAATTAGTTCTTTCTATAAGATAGTCCGAGCTCTCACTACCAAGCCTTAAGTACGTCAGTACCATCTCTACATAGCGTTCTATTTTGAATAATTCTTGTTTTACTATTTTCACATCTACTTCTTCATTGTCTAATAGAAAGTTTAGCGCAGCTATTGGGGTTTTAATTTGATGCACCCACATACTAAAGTAATCTTCTATCTCTGTATTCTTTTTATACGCTTGATGATTAAGTTTTTCTACTTCATCATGTAATCTTCTTATAATTTTATGATAATATTCAACCCTTACATCTAAACTTCGTGGTAAATCTTCCATATCATTTAGTATATGATTTTCTAAAAATTTTAATTTTTTATAGCTATCTTTATAGTTATAGAAGTCTACAATGGTTGCTAGAAAGGCCATTATGAAACAAAAACTCCCACCATAATACAACGCTTCAAAAGGCAAAGAATATAGATAAAAAATCACAAAGAAGACTAATATGAAGCTTACAAATAGCAAATAGACTTTTATGTTTTTCTTTAAATAATTCGCTAAAATTTTCATTATACTATGTATCCTTTTCCTTTTTTAGTCGTTATAAACTCATCTACTCCTATACTTTTCAATTTCGCTCTTAATCTATTAACGTTAACAGATAAAGTATTCTCATCTATAAAGTTATCACTTTGCCATAAAGCGTTGATAATTTCTTCACGACTTACTATTTTTTCGCGATTTTCTAACAATACAGTTAATATTTTACTCTCGTTTTTTGTTAGTTCCGCCAACTCTTCTCCACATTTGATTTCATCTCGGCTCATATCGAAAATTACATCTTTATATACTATTAGATTCGTTCCGCTATTAAAGTTGTAAACACGTCTTAATAACGCTTCTATTTTCGCTTTTAATACTACTAATTTGAAAGGTTTTTCTATAAAATCATCTGCACCGATATTCATCGCCATTACTATATTCATATCATCGTTCGCTGAAGAGATAAAAATAATAGGCACTTTAGAAATTTTTCTTATTTCCTCGCAAAAGTAATACCCATCAAAATAAGGCAAGTTAATATCCATAAGCACCAAATCAGGAGAGTATTCAACAAATTCATGCACTACATTTTGAAAATTTTGCACTTCACATGTGCTATACTGCCATTTTTCTAAATAGCCCGCTATTGAATTTGATATAATCTCGTCATCCTCAACTATCATAATTTTATACATACACTCTCACCCGCTTTTTATTTTATCGTAATTACATTTAGTAAAATTATACCACAAACTTTCTACAAACAATGAAAATTCTTAATTATTATTCTATTAAATTTTTCTTTTATACTTTTTTTCTTGCACATTTTCTTTTCTCTTGATTTTTTTAAGAGTAAAAAAGGGAGTTTTGCACAATATTTTTTATAAAAATAAATAGGTATTAATTAAAATTATTATTAAGGTTAAAACTTTAATTAAAAAATAATTTTTGGTTATTTATTTTTAAAAAAACAAAGTGAATGAGGGTGATGTTTCACGTGAAACCTTTAACAATAAATAAATTAATTTTTGTGTTTGTTTTTGTTGATTTTATAAAAAGGTTTGTATCTTGCTTATTCTCTTTTTTAAAGGTGTTTATACATCTTTATTTACTCTTTAATTGTTATTTATCACTTTGCTTTTCAGAAAAAGAAATTATTAACACCACTATCAAAATTATTTTTTAAACTCTTTGTTTTTTGTTGTAGTCTTTTATTGTTATTTTTAATAAATTAATTTTAATTAATCGATATGATTTTCGTTATATATTTAATGTTTGTTTTTCAGAGGGGAAATTGTTTTTTTTTAAAATTAGATTTGAAAAAGGCGGAAAATTAATAAAAGAGTAGGGGAGTGGAAATAAAAAAAAAAAAAAGAGGGGGGGTTCTTTACCATAGATTTTATAATATGTTATAATATTAGAAAAGAATAAAACTCTATATAGATGATGTCAAGGAGGTTCAATATGGAATTTACAAAAACTGAAAATGGCTTTGTTAAACACGACGAAAACGGCAAAGTTATCGCAGAAATCACTTATTCACCTACCGATAACCCTGATGTAGTAGTTGCTGATCACACTTTTGTTGATTCTTCGCTACGCGG comes from the Gemella morbillorum genome and includes:
- a CDS encoding response regulator transcription factor, coding for MYKIMIVEDDEIISNSIAGYLEKWQYSTCEVQNFQNVVHEFVEYSPDLVLMDINLPYFDGYYFCEEIRKISKVPIIFISSANDDMNIVMAMNIGADDFIEKPFKLVVLKAKIEALLRRVYNFNSGTNLIVYKDVIFDMSRDEIKCGEELAELTKNESKILTVLLENREKIVSREEIINALWQSDNFIDENTLSVNVNRLRAKLKSIGVDEFITTKKGKGYIV
- a CDS encoding GNAT family N-acetyltransferase — protein: MEFTKTENGFVKHDENGKVIAEITYSPTDNPDVVVADHTFVDSSLRGQGVAGKLLNTLVEDMKQQNKKIKASCSYIVKKFSEDSSYDFINADK
- a CDS encoding sensor histidine kinase — encoded protein: MAFLATIVDFYNYKDSYKKLKFLENHILNDMEDLPRSLDVRVEYYHKIIRRLHDEVEKLNHQAYKKNTEIEDYFSMWVHQIKTPIAALNFLLDNEEVDVKIVKQELFKIERYVEMVLTYLRLGSESSDYLIERTNLGDVTKDNIKKYAPLFINKKIKLNYVPHETFVISDKKWLGFAFEQILSNAIKYTKTGGEISIFFKKNKLIIEDNGLGISEEDLPRIFEKGFTGFNGRYEKKSSGLGLYLCKKTLDNLGHKIIITSKVNIGTKVEIIFPEEDKFRE